Below is a window of Drosophila nasuta strain 15112-1781.00 chromosome X, ASM2355853v1, whole genome shotgun sequence DNA.
AGCTgttgttgatgcgagcgcattgctaagtgagaggcacacctccgctccgccgaccgaaaagcactcaaagctttttcgctcactagcaatgcgctcagtgcgtaagaatgcactcaagctccagtgctctcaacttctctctcccacaactcaccaccgctgagccgcgctcagcatagatcaacgaaatgccgtcggcatttctCTGACGTTCAGTTTCCAACCACGTCTCTTTTCGATCGGTATAATTACCCAACTCTGTGCGCCACAAAAACCCGCCAAGTTTACAAATAAatctacaatatatatttagtgaAAAAAacgcgagtgtttttatttcgggAAGAAGAAACTTTGAAACTATTTCAGCGCCCCTCCAATTCCGCCATAttgcgcaaaagtttttccaATAGCTTTTGTCaattgccttttttttttttcttcggacgaccttttccatggttttttgcctaagtacatatataacaaataattatatctgttttttccgccaatcgcgtacgtatgtatgcatgtgtgtttttttcctttttttttgcaagtgcaagtgcagtGACAAGTGTAAATTATCCAGAgagaaacattttttaaagtgcgaagattatatattgtatactccatacatatataatcatacgaattaattaatttaaatccaAGTGTGTACCAGAATTTCGTTTTGCTTAATTCTTATCCGTTATTTCTTGTACGTTTGTATGTCGCGGTAATTgccgacatacatacatacacacatatttcgGTGCACTCTCTTTTGTCCGCAAGCGCACCAGCTTGCAGCCGCGCttgctctcgcgctctctcaacacacacacacgcactcttGTGCATTCGCTGTTGTCTGcacttgctctcgctctcttttgtgttacatacaaacatacatgcACTTCGCTTGCTTAAGAAGTTGGCAGCGCAGTGcaagcatacatacatacatacgtacatactgaTGTGCATGCTTAACCGCGTGTATAAGTACTTCTGCGAGTGAAGTAACAGATTGGCAGGGCAGCGGTAGTCGCACTCGATATACCCtagccttttttttttgaatttgtttttgccaagtgatatttttagtgtgtgtatttgagaGCAACTCCCAGCTCAAGTGTCGgtgtacatacacacacacatatacacacctaCATATAAATACACTTTTCCTTCCACCACATatccatatatatttatataaataattttttgttttttctgtgacaatttatttattattttttccatCCAGCGCATTTTTAaccacatttgtgttttttccaGCATATTGTGTTTTGGTGGTATTTTTccgtgctttttttttgttcttgttttcgaCAATCATTTGCTTGATTGTCGCGGGAAATTTCCCCCGGCCCCTTTGCGTTCGTTGCCTGTGTCCGCAGTCCGTACCCATTTGGGTTCAAAATATCTCAGCACTACCTGTGGTattttttctagtattttctttggtatttttttttactagtTGCTACGTGCCTTCCGTTCCGTTTCCACCTTCTGGGCCGTTTCcggataaaaaaaaaccaagttccatttggtatttttttggtatatttttctgtGATTTTCTGGTTTTCAAACCAGCTGCTTCCTATCTTCCGTGCGTAGCATGTCAACGGGCAAACCCGATAAGACTAAAGCTAGACTGTCCGTGGCTTCTACTAGCGCCGCTAGAGTTTCGAGTAACCCCCCTCTGCCTAGATCCAAGAGGGAGTCGGTTCTTCGTGCATCCAGCACATCGCCAGTTCACACCAAAAGGGAGGTCCCCGCACGGTCAGCTAGTGTTTCGCCCACTTCCGGTACCAAGCCTCTGATCCTCGTCACGAAACCTCCGTCTGTTCCTAAGACCAAGGTTGCTTCCGTCCCAATTCCTCGGTCAATTGTTACTCGTTCACAAAGCAAAATGGCTCACAATGTAGTAGATTCGGCATTGAATAAGTTCATCGCCGCGACTGACCGTATAAGTCACTTTGCGGCGCGACTTAACAAGCCTTCTACTGACAGCCCGTCCCTGTACACGTGCCAGGTCCGGAGGGACCAGATGCGTGCCTTGTGGGACAAGGTCGAGAAGGAGTACGAGGCTTGCTCCTGCTTCATGTCGGATGAAATGACGACAGACGAGTTGCCTACCATTCAGGCAAAATATGATTACTGCTATATTCTCTATGAGCAGTGGTCCGCTCAGTTAAGTGAGCAAATAGCTGATGCCTCCCAGGCACTCACTCCCCGTACACCCGTACAAACGCAAGCCGTGCCGTTCATGTCCACAGGGTGTCGCCTACCTCCGtgcgacaccgaagttttcggaggcgattacactcgctggcccaccTTCCGAGACTTATTCACGGCTATTTACATCCGAAATCCAAGACTGTCggaagttgagaaacttttccatCTCAACTCCAAGACCAGCGGAGAAGCCCATGCCATTGTGTCAAAGTCTCCTTTGACCAATGAGGGGTTTCAGTCGGCGTGGTCCAGCTTGACTGAGCGTTTCgagaacaaacggttgctcgtGAACAGTCAGCTGCGAgtccttttcaatttgcccgccattgggcaagagtcgggtGCAGCCATTCAGGAGTTGCAGAGCACCATCCAAGGGTGCTTGACGGCCTTAGAGCACTCAAGGATCAACACGgagaattgggattgcatcctggttttcctgtgttcttcgaggctcCCCAAATTGACCCTTTCTCTTTGGGAACAGTCCATACAAAATAAGAGCGACATTCCAACGTGGGTTGACATGAACGCTTTCCTTCTAGAGCGGTATCGCaccctagaagcgatagcggaAGTGTCAGCCAGCACGAGCGCTCCGACGGTTACACGGGCCTCACGCAAGGAGGCCTCCGTCGCCAAGCAGGTCAACTCCTTTGAGAGTCGGGTGACTTTAAAAACCCAGTCCTGCAAGTTGTGTTCCCGGGAGAATCACCCGATTCGCTTGTGCCTCGTTTCCTCCAGATGGGTATCAACGATAGGGTCAATTATATAAAGCAACAGAAGCTGTGTCTAAATTGTTTCGCACGAGACCATATCCTGGCCGAGTGCACAAGTGCGCACAGCTGCTTTACTtgcaagggtcgtcatcatacactCTTGCATCGAGTGAGCCCAACGCCGACAGACACAAACCCCATTCCATCTCCAGTACAGTCTACTTCCACCCAGTCAGCTAACGTCCAGTCATTCgtggcagttaacacacaaggtgttctgctCAGCACAGCTGTCATTCACGTATACCATCTCGGCGTCCGCTATACAGCTCGGGCTCTGATTGACTCCGGATCAGAATCCACCTTCCTCTCAGAGAACttgttcaagcgcttgaggatgccGTATACATCCGTGCAAGCCCGCGTCTCTGGGCTGACTCAAGCTGTGGCAGCCCAGCCTCGAAAGTTTTGCCAATTCTTAATTGGCTCCCCGGTCAGACCCGATTTGCAGATCGAGGCGTCGGCGTACGTCCTCCCCCAGTTAGCGGGGAATCTGCCCTCATGTTCCGTCCCACAAACACTCCTCGAAAATCTGCCCAGCATCCAGCTGGCAGACCCCAAATTCCATGAGAGTTCGCAGATTGATGTGCTACTAGGCGCTGACATCCTCCCGTCCATTCTGCTCGGCGGCTCTCACCCTAACATTTGTGGGAGCCTCCTCGgtcaagagaccattttcggttggatcctgacTGGCCCTGTGTCGGGATCCATTTCAAAGTCCATTTCGTCcttttcggctcgactgtccgtcgagcGAACTCCGCCATTGGAGGAACTCCTCTCCAAATTTTGGGAGGTGGAGGACCTGCCGGCTAGCCCAGCGAAAGAATCTGTCCTTTTCTGTGAGGCTAACTTCAACGCCACGACCGTGCGAACCTCAACGGGTCACTCGAGGGCTACCGCTCTCGCTCAGTTCCTGAGAAACGAGAGCCGTTTAAAGAGGAACGACTCTCTGAAGGAACAATATGACTCCGTTATTCGAGAGTATCTGGATTTGGGTCACATGACTGAAGTCCCCCCCATCCAGTTCCGGCAACTACTATTTGCCGCATCACGCTGTTCTCAAGCCCGACAGCACCACCACGAAGCTTCGCGTTGTATTCAACGCCTCCAGCCCGACTTCAAACGGGAAGAGTCTGAACGACATCCTCCACACTGGGCCAATCCTTCAATCCGACCTGACCATTCAAATCCTGAAATGGAGGTTTTTCCAGTTCGTCTTCAACGCTGACATCACCAAGATGTATCGGCAAATCCTTGTGGATCCCAAACACACCCGGTTTCAAAGGTTGCTCTTCCGTACTCCAGACGAGAAGTTATGCGACTTTGAGCTCAACACAGTCACCTTTGGAGTGAACTGTGCTCCGTACCTGGCTATCCGCGTTCTGCATCAACTTGCGAGTGATGTTCGCGACCGGTACCCCCTCGCTAGTGACATCATCGCCAATTATATGTACGTCGATGACGTCCTAGCAGGAGCTCACACTAAGCAGGCTGCGGTGTCTGCTATAGATGAGCTTCGAACAGCGCTCGAGAGTGCTGGGTTCCCTTTGCGTAAGTGGACCTCGAACTCGAAAGATGTGCTGAGAAGAATCCCTAAGGATCACTTGCTCTGTGAAGACTTCCTCGAGATCGACGAAGCTAGTGTCGCAAAGACGCTAGGTATTCGTTAGGTGACCACGTCCGACGAGTTCTTTTTCGTCACCGCCGAGATGGTGTCCAAACCATCTTTCAGCAAGAGAGAAGTGCTGTCGCAGATCGCCAAGTTGTTCGATCCTGCAGGTTGGCTTGCTCCCGTGGTCATTTGGGCCAAGATTTTTATGCAAGAAATCTGGAAGCAAGAAATCGGCTGGGACGACTCCTTACCGGCGGATCTCACAGAGCAGTGGACCAGTTTTCTGCGAAACTATTCGTCCTTGCAGGACATCCGCATTCCTAGATGGACCAACTACACTCCCGGCGCAAAAGTCCAATTCCACGGTCTTTGCGACACCTCTCAAAGCGCGTATAGAGCCGCTCTTTACGCACGTGTGGAAACAGCTGGACAAGTGTCTGTGAGCCTTCTAGCAGCGAAGACTAGAGTTGCACCTATCAAGACGGTCTCTCTACCTCGTCTTGAGCTGTGCGGAGCTCTCCTGTTGGCAGAATTATCCGCCGCCCTCCTACCACATTTTCCCACCCCCGACGCTGAGACGTACCTGTGGACAGATTCCACTATAGTTCTGGCAAGGTTGGATAAGCAGCCATGCAAGTGGACCACTTTCGTGGCGAACCGAGTGGCCAAGATTCACTCGGTGAATGGCACCTGGCAACATGTTCGTTCCGAACACAACCCAGCCGATCTGGCAAGCCGCGGTGTTTCGCCGCAAGAGCTATTGGCCAGTCGCCTTTGGTGGCAGGGGCCTGAATGGCTGACGCACTCACCAGCGCAGTGGCCTTCACCAGTCATTGGGCTCGATACTGAATTGGAGTGTCGAGCGGTGAAGGTCCATGCAGCGCAAGTCCTATGTGAGGACTTCCTCGACAGTTTCTCCAGGTTCGATCGAGCGCTCCGAGTGTTTGCGTATGTGCGAAGGTTTGCCCAGCGTTGCCGCCATCCCAAGGTCTCGTTTCCAGAGACGCTCAGCTCTCAAGAGCTTGCAGAAGCTCAAGAGAGGCTGATTGTACAGGCTCAGAACCGGGTATACGTGAAAGAGTGTGCTTCCCTCCGGTCCCATTATCGTTTAATCGGGTCAAGCGATATCCTAAGCTTGAATCCGTTCCTTGACAAGCAAGGTGTCCTGCGTTCCTGTGGACGCGTCAGAGCGTCCACCTCCTTATCCTACGACGAACGGCATCCAATAATTCTCCCGTTCGGCTGCGTGTTTTCACGCCTCCTGGTTTCGTTCACGCATCAAGTCTCCCTCCATGGAGGCAACCAATTGGTGATGCGGCTGGTCCGAACCAAGTTCTGGATTCCCAAGCTAAGGAACTTGGTGAAGACAGTAATTAGTGCATGCAAGACCTGCGTGATTCATCGCCGCAAGCTCCAGTTGCAGCTGATGGGTGATCTCCCAACCGCTCAGTCGACCTTTTCGCGACCTTTCACTAACTCCGGAGTAGACTTCGCCGGTCCCTTCGACGCCAAGAGCTACGTCGGACGGGGCTGCAACATTACGAAGGGTTACGTATGTGTCTTCGTGTGCTTCAGCACGAAGGCAATCCATCTTGAGGCGACCACGGATCTGACAGCGGAAAAGTTCTTGGAAGCTTTCTCCCGATTCGTGGCACGGCGCGGGTGCCCTCTTCACATGTACTCTGACAACAGGAAAACGTTCGTCGGAGCCTCCTCCATTCTCTCCAAAGAATTTGTGGAGAGCACCCGCAACCTGATTCTCACCACTCACAGCCATCAAGGTCTTGCATGGCATTTCAACCCACCTGGTGCCCCTCACATGGGGGGTCTCTGGGAAGCAGGCGTCAAGAGTTTCAAGACGCATTTCTACAAGACGGTATCCTCCGTAAAACATACGTTCGAGGAACTTTCCACCCTCCTGTCCAAAATTGAAGCGTGTCTCAATTCGCGGCCTTTGTCTCCTATGTCAGAGGATGTGAGCGACTTGGCGGCACTTACTCCCGGTCATTTCCTGATCGGGGGTCCGCTACTCTCCATGGCGGAGCCAGAGTCCAGAGAGGATGTGGAGTCCATCCGCAACCGCTGGCAACGGCTCAAGGCTCTCCATCAGCATTTCTGTGTGCGATGGAAGAACGAATATTTGAGGGAATTGCATAAGCGGAATAAGTGGCAGTCACCTTCACGCGATCTCCAAATCGGTGACATGGTGGTCATCAGAGAGGAGAATATACCACCACAAGAATGGCGCCTCGGGCGTGTGCTGACCGCTTGCCCAGGTGCTGATGAAATGGTCCGTGTGGTAGACCTCCAGACGTATCATGGTGTTTTCCGCCGACCAGTTGCAAAGCTGGTCCTCCTTCCTACGGGACGCGCGCTCTGAGTCACCTATTCTTCTCTCTACCGCCATCCACTATCCTGTGGTTTTCTCTTCCGGCTTAGGCAATTCATCCCGCGCCATGTTCTTCATTTAAtctattgtttttgttctttttctcttccttttgttttttcgctttttggtTTCATCCCGTTACAGTTTACCATGGCGTCCTCCAGAAGATCATCCTGCTGCCTCTCCGACGGAGTGAGCTTGCGAGGGCTCTTCTCGCCTGCGCGCTCCCTTTCGCCTCCGATTGCCGGCTCTCCGCCGAGACAAGTCGCCCCGATGGAGTCCGAGCCCGCCCCAGCACCGGTTACTCCGCGTGGAGTTTCCGTGCCTCGCCGGGCCGCCCCCCAGCGGGGTGAGTATGTGCCTCCCGGCACAAACTCGTACCGCTGTAGGGTGTGCCGTGGTGTCCACGCGCTGCGCCAATGTCCACGGTTTGCCCAGCTGACGCCAGAGAAGCGGCTCCGGGCAGTACTTGTCAATAAGTAGTGTCCCAACTGCTTGGCTCATCAGCACTCCGGGGGCACTTGCCGCAGCGGTGGACGGTGCAGGCATTGTGGTGAGGACCACCACTCCATGCTGCACATGCGGGATCCTAATTCCAAGCATCGGTTGGCGCGACAACCGAGGGGCCGACGCGACCACCCGGCACCCACCAGAGGAGGACCATCGTCATCCCGGATGGACCGGCCCACTTCCCCACACACCAGGCCCGTGCCTAGCCCCGCCTTGTCATTGACGGCACTACTCCAGTGCAAGGGAGTCAGTATTCTCCCCACCGCGGCGGTCTGGCTAGTCACGGGGAAGACGGCCTTCGAGGCGCGAGTGCTCATGGATCCGTGCTGTCCATGCAGTGGCCATGGGCCTCTCCATCACTCGCGTGGGCGCAGAAGGAGTGTGCACGGCAACGTTGCGCTCCAAGACGTCACCCATGAGGTCGTCTTCAAAACTGATCCGCAGCTCCATACAACGACGCCCACCAGGACTGTCACACCAGCCGGGCCCAGTTCTTTCAGCAACCTCGTGTTGGCTGACAAGGACTGGTTCCGCTCGGCATCGGTCTCGGCAGTCTTGGGGGCTGATGTGTACCCTGACGTCGTGCTACCGGGTATCCTCCCGGGCCAAGGCGGACTGCCTATGGCGCAGAATTCCACGCTGGGCTGGATTCTGTCAGGCACGTGCTACTAGCAGTTTCGgttgcaatcccaatattgcaaggggggggagaatgttgatgcgagcgcattgctaagtgagaggcacacctccgctccgccgaccgaaaagcactcaaagctttttcgctcactagcaatgcgctcagtgcgtaagaatgcactcaagctccagtgctctcaacttctctctcccacaactcaccaccgctgagccgcgctcagcatagatcaacgaaatgccgtcggcatttctCTGACGTTCAGTTTCCAACCACGTCTCTTTTCGATCGGTATAATTACCCAACTCTGTGCGCCACAAAAATCCGCCAAGTTTACAAATAAatctacaatatatatttagtgaAAAAAACGCgagtgttttttatttcggGAAGAAGAAACTTTGGAACTATTTCAGCGCCCTCACGAACAGCTGTAGTAGTATGACTACAATCTACAACAGTCGACGCTGGAACAGTGTGTACGGTGTGATTGGaccagtgtgattacacactcacaaccattCCACCTACGCCGCGTGTCACGTTTTATACTATTCGCACGAACCACAACTTTTCCCGTTAACTGTAGAAGGGTGACTACAACCACTACAGTCGACACCGAAAAAGTGTGTACAGCGCAACATAGTCAGTGTGCTTCACACTGACCCTCGTGACAACCACCCGCATAACATTCCTATCGACGTTGGACCTGAGGACAATCGCAGAAGCGGAAATATCTATACCATTGTTGACTTCTCTGGAAGCAgtgaaataagaaataaagaaaacaaaattaagaattCAAAACTACTGTGTCTTTCTTTTACATCGAGATCTCCATTTGGCTACCAAGATTGTCTCACACCTTGTGATACTCGGCTTGTAGGGTttcagcaaacataaatttcttatttcgaCCCCTGGACAGCGCTAGTTACCTTGGCGTTGTGACGGTTCGTTACAAgtggcgcccgagcagggaccCTACAAGTCAAGTGGAACTCAGTTTCCGAGTGGCATAAAAACCTACTAGCAAGGTGTGATTTCGTAGCTTGAGTCGTTACATTTCCGCGAGTGTttcaaagtaaaaataaatatgagtgATCATGATAGTGATAGCGACGCGTGTTCGCAGGAGATATCCAGCCCTGGAGTTGGCGTAAAATGGATTTACTACCGTCGGCGCGATGAGTTAAAAGCATTGGCGCAAGAATTCAAGTTCTCGGTCGAAGGCAAAGTCGAGGACCTGAGGAAAGCGTTCGCTTCACTAATAACCAAAAGTAGGCTTGGAAAGAGCGTCTGGGCTCGATTGGCCGAATTAGAAATATGATACACGCGGCCGCGCACTTCATAACCCGACGCGCAAGCCACCACCTTAGGCTTGAGCCAGCAGTTTTTGCACGCCCCGCCGTTTACCCTGCCCAAGACGGAAGCACGTTCGACGTCTCACGTCCCGGTGCTATCTTCCACCCCTGCCACTTCAAGTCTACACAGGCCAATTCAGCGAGTCTCAGCCGAACCCGATCACCGCCAACCCTTGGCCATACGGCACTGACCTGGATCGAATTCGGAAATGGGGAATCCAATTCGACGGTCAGGGTGATCCGTTGGCTTTTGTCGAGGCATTGGAGGAACGGGCTCAGGCATACGGGATCTCGGTACCCCCGAGAACACATTGACCAAGGATTCACGAATTCGTCTCGCTGACGGCTCTGTTCGGGAGGTCACGAAGACGCTCATAGCGCGTGTCTGCCTGGAGAATCAGGAAGTTCGTCTACCATTCCTGGTTTTACCCCATATTCTTGAGCCCGTGATCATGGGCCTAGATTTGCTCTGTTCCATAGAAACAACGATTTGCTGCGGTACAGCCCAGATTCGTTTAGATAATTCGCTAACATCGATGAAAACACCTTTGTGCCCTCGAGCCTCGCACTCCGAGCCTATCCTGGCGACACCAAGTTTGACGGAATGACAGGGGTAACCTCAATCGCGGAGCACACTATGTATAACACTGCGAGACGAGCGACCTATCAAACAGCGTTATTTTCCTAAGAACCCAGCCATGCGAAGGATCATCGACGAACAGGTCGACCAATTGCTGAAGGATGGGCTAATCAAGCCTTCTTATAGTCCCCACAGTGCCCCAATTGTACtagtaaagaagaagaatgtGCAATGGCGATAGTGCGTGGACTACCGACAACTCAACGAGCGATCAGTTCCTGATGCATACCCTCTTCCGAGGATTACCTACATCCTGGAACGCCTACGACACGCAAAATTCATATCCACGTTGGACCTCAAGAACGGCTACTGGCAGATACCGATGGCTACAGGAAGTCGAGAGGCCACAGCTTTCACCGTGCCAGGACGCGGCCTTTATTAATGGCGAGTGATGCCGTTTGGACTACATTCGGCCCCGGCGACATTCCAGCGTACCTTGGACTCCGTGATCGGAGTCGACATGGAACCTTTCGCATTCGCGTACTTGGACGACATTGTGGTGGTCGGAAATTCTCTAGAGGAACACACTAAAAACCTTAGAGAAGTGTTCAAAAGGCTCCGGCGGGCGAACTTACGCATAAACCACGAGAAGTGCGCATTCTTCCAGCGGAAAATAAACTACTTAGGGCATGTGATCAGTGAGGAGGCGATTCACACAGATCCTAGCAAGGTAGCAGCTGTCCGCGAATTAATTCCCCCGGCTAACTTGAAAGAATTACGCCAGTGCATCGACATGGCGTCTTGGTACCGCAGATTTGTTCCTAACTTTGCTACGGTGGTGCAACCCATGTCACAACTCCTCAAAAAGGGGCGAAAGTGGACATGGGGTGAAGAGCAGCAGGCCGCGTTCGACGAACTAAAAACTCTCTTGACCACCGCCCCTGTGCTAGCGTGCCCGGACTTCCACGTGCAGTTCGTACTACAAACTGACGTTAGTAACGTAGGAATCGGAGCAGTCCTGACCCAAGAAATCGACGTTCAAGAACGGGTGATATCCTACGTTAGTCGACGGCTCAACAAAACGGAGGAGAACTACTCCGCCACCGAGAAGGAATGTCTCGCAGTGATCTGGGCCATCAGGAAACTTCGTTGTTATCTGGAGGGTTACCGATTCGAGGTCGTCACCGACCATCTGGCACTCAAGAGGTTAAATTCACTTGAGTCACCACATGGACGTGTGGCACGTTGGGCTTTAGAGCTGCAACAATACCAATACGACGTGCGATATCGACTCGGAATTCAGAACGTAGTCGCCGACGCCCTTTCCCGACAACCCCTTACCAGGCTGGCTATGTTAAAGGAGGAGGCCCAACCTTGTTCTTGGTTATCCCGGCGCATACAACAGGTGAGTGAGGAACCACAACGCTACCCGGATTATACCATCAGGGACGGACAACTGTTCCGGCACATCGTGCATCGGTCCGATGATTTCGACGACGTTACCTGGAAGTTGTGCGTACCCCGGGCCATGCGACCTCGCGTTCTCCACGAGTGTCATGACCAACCAGCTGCCGGTCACTTAGGAGTACGTAAGACTATTCTTCCAATCAGTCAGCGGTACTACTGGCCAGGTATGCATCGGGACGTTAAGAAGCACGTCCGGCAATGCCTGAGCTGCCAAAAATTCCAGATATCACAACAGAAGCCTGCCGGACCCATGCATACCCGGCCCGCAGAAGAAACCTTCGTCGTCATTGGAGCCGATTTCGTCGGCCTACTTCCTCGTTCCAAGCAAGGTAACACCATGCTCCTCGTTTTCTTTGACTTGTTTT
It encodes the following:
- the LOC132795439 gene encoding uncharacterized protein LOC132795439; the protein is MAHNVVDSALNKFIAATDRISHFAARLNKPSTDSPSLYTCQVRRDQMRALWDKVEKEYEACSCFMSDEMTTDELPTIQAKYDYCYILYEQWSAQLSEQIADASQALTPRTPVQTQAVPFMSTGCRLPPCDTEVFGGDYTRWPTFRDLFTAIYIRNPRLSEVEKLFHLNSKTSGEAHAIVSKSPLTNEGFQSAWSSLTERFENKRLLVNSQLRVLFNLPAIGQESGAAIQELQSTIQGCLTALEHSRINTENWDCILVFLCSSRLPKLTLSLWEQSIQNKSDIPTWVDMNAFLLERYRTLEAIAEVSASTSAPTVTRASRKEASVAKQVNSFESRMGINDRVNYIKQQKLCLNCFARDHILAECTSAHSCFTCKGRHHTLLHRVSPTPTDTNPIPSPVQSTSTQSANVQSFVAVNTQGVLLSTAVIHVYHLGVRYTARALIDSGSESTFLSENLFKRLRMPYTSVQARVSGLTQAVAAQPRKFCQFLIGSPVRPDLQIEASAYVLPQLAGNLPSCSVPQTLLENLPSIQLADPKFHESSQIDVLLGADILPSILLGGSHPNICGSLLGQETIFGWILTGPVSGSISKSISSFSARLSVERTPPLEELLSKFWEVEDLPASPAKESVLFCEANFNATTVRTSTGHSRATALAQFLRNESRLKRNDSLKEQYDSVIRDSGNYYLPHHAVLKPDSTTTKLRVVFNASSPTSNGKSLNDILHTGPILQSDLTIQILKWRFFQFVFNADITKMYRQILVDPKHTRFQRLLFRTPDEKLCDFELNTVTFGVNCAPYLAIRVLHQLASDVRDRYPLASDIIANYMYVDDVLAGAHTKQAAVSAIDELRTALESAGFPLRKWTSNSKDVLRRIPKDHLLCEDFLEIDEASVAKTLGIR
- the LOC132795440 gene encoding uncharacterized protein LOC132795440, whose amino-acid sequence is MVSKPSFSKREVLSQIAKLFDPAGWLAPVVIWAKIFMQEIWKQEIGWDDSLPADLTEQWTSFLRNYSSLQDIRIPRWTNYTPGAKVQFHGLCDTSQSAYRAALYARVETAGQVSVSLLAAKTRVAPIKTVSLPRLELCGALLLAELSAALLPHFPTPDAETYLWTDSTIVLARLDKQPCKWTTFVANRVAKIHSVNGTWQHVRSEHNPADLASRGVSPQELLASRLWWQGPEWLTHSPAQWPSPVIGLDTELECRAVKVHAAQVLCEDFLDSFSRFDRALRVFAYVRRFAQRCRHPKVSFPETLSSQELAEAQERLIVQAQNRVYVKECASLRSHYRLIGSSDILSLNPFLDKQGVLRSCGRVRASTSLSYDERHPIILPFGCVFSRLLVSFTHQVSLHGGNQLVMRLVRTKFWIPKLRNLVKTVISACKTCVIHRRKLQLQLMGDLPTAQSTFSRPFTNSGVDFAGPFDAKSYVGRGCNITKGYVCVFVCFSTKAIHLEATTDLTAEKFLEAFSRFVARRGCPLHMYSDNRKTFVGASSILSKEFVESTRNLILTTHSHQGLAWHFNPPGAPHMGGLWEAGVKSFKTHFYKTVSSVKHTFEELSTLLSKIEACLNSRPLSPMSEDVSDLAALTPGHFLIGGPLLSMAEPESREDVESIRNRWQRLKALHQHFCVRWKNEYLRELHKRNKWQSPSRDLQIGDMVVIREENIPPQEWRLGRVLTACPGADEMVRVVDLQTYHGVFRRPVAKLVLLPTGRAL